TGTTCCTAACCGGTCACCGAATGGCATCTGTTCAACAAACAGCAGACAGTATAAAAGCTGCCGGCGGACAAGTCGAAATCGCAGAAGTGGACGCTTTCAACGAAGAGGCCGTTACACAACACATCAATGCCGTAAAACAACAATACGGCACCGTAGACATCTCCTTTAATGCCGTGGGAGTAGACGTTATTCAGGGTGTTCCGCTCATCGAGCTTTCTGTGGACGATTATGTAACACCTGTCACCCGTTCCCTGCAAACCCGCTTCCTGACAGCCAAAGCAGCCGGGCAGGTCATGAAAGGCCAGGGATCGGGCGTTATTCTTTTCCTCACCGCTACCCCCGGAGGAATCGGGTATCCACTCACCGGCGGCTTTGCCGCCGCCTGCCGTGCCACCGAAAGCCTCTCCACTAATCTTGCTTCCGAACTGGGCACTTACGGTATCAGGGTACTGACTATCCGTTCCGGCGGCTCACCGGATTCCAGGGTATTTAAACGCGCCATGGAGAGTGCCCCTGAAATGGTAAAAGACGCATTGGAAAAAATGGAAGCCGATACTATGCTGAAGCAACTGCCCCTGATGGCAGACATCGCGCAGACCGCCGTGTTCCTGGCTTCCGATATGGCCAGCAAAATCACCGGCGTGGCCATCGACGTCACCGCCGGCACTACCGCGGCACTGAATTACCGGGTGCCCCGTCATCATGTGTCATCCTCTCCTCAATCATAAAAAAGGCAGCCTCACCGGCTGCCTTTCCCGTATCAGTTATAGCTGATATAATGGTTTATACAATCCATCCGACAGCAGTACCACTTCCTGATGCAGCGCCTTTAGTTGCGCTACGTTTTGCGGCAAAGTGCCAAGGGACGTACATAATATCGCGTCCACCTTTTCCCGCAGGCCAACCGGCACTTTGGCGGCGCCCTGCAGCTGCTCCATCACTCTTTTGTCTCCCAGCGGATAACGTTCATTAACGGCAAACAACGCAGCCATGATATTTTTCACCGCCCTGGCCAAACAGCCGACGGTGTTATACACATCCTGCTTTTCTGCAAACCCTGCTGCCTGCCAGAGGGTGAAATCCGCCGACCACAGCGATTGCCGTATAATCGTTTCCTTTAGTGGCTGCGGATAAACGGACACCGTTTTTTTCCAGGTGGCCAACACACCGGCAGGATCATATAAAGGCTGACAGACACTCACCTCTGCCAGGTAAATGACAGAAGAGAAACCATAAGGAGGTTGTTGCTCATAATGATTCTCCCATTCTCCCTGCACCGCCTTGTCAATAGTCTGCTGTACCTGATCGATATTCCGGTACAGAAAATCCACCTTACCCTGTTCCGTCATCATCCATGCGCCTCCGTTCACCCAGGGGCCCCATTCGTAGAAGCCAGTCACCGTAGCGGGACTGACCGCATATTTCGCCACTACTGTTTTAATATCATCTACCTTAAACGGTTTATCTGCATAATAATAAATACCGATATCCAGATCGGACTGATCTGATGCCATTCCGGCCGCATACGAGCCTCCCAGCACCACCGCGGCAACTCCTTCGACAGGTTGCAGAGCGGCCGTTATTTGTGTTAATAGGCGTTGTTTATTTTCGGGTATGTTCATGATGCAGGATTAATTACCTGACCGGACAACCAACATTCCACCTGGATAATTTCATTGACCACCGGTGCTTTTTCAAAGAAGCCGGCATCTGCCACTACATCTATTTCTCCGCCCAGAGTGTCCACGAGAAGGACATAGAATATTTGTTGCGTCAGCGTATTCTGCCTGGCTTCCACCTGTTTAATGACACCTGTAAAAAAACCGAATGCTTCCGGCGTAGCAGGCTTATCTTCTTCCGAAGAAGAAAACAGTCCGCTTGGAATAAATGATTGTACGGAAAACTTGGGTTCCTTCGTTTGCGCAGCATCAAAAGCCGCCTCATTTTCGTATCGCTGTACGTCCTGTGCAAAGGCTGTCAGCTGGATTTCCACATCGGCGGGGAAGGAGAACGGTTCCGGGATTCTGAAATCAGGCACATCAAATACAAAGGGATAGAGGCCGCTTTGCGGATTCTGTTTTTCTGACGGGGCAGCCCAGGCGTAAAATCCGCCATCCAGTGGGTTCTCCGGTCTTTCCACCGTAGCGGTCAGGCATACTTTTCTGCGGCTTTTTCCTTTATAGTGCGGGTTAGCG
The Chitinophaga varians genome window above contains:
- a CDS encoding SDR family NAD(P)-dependent oxidoreductase, yielding MLLQHKNAIVYGAGGSLGSAVAEALAQAGARVFLTGHRMASVQQTADSIKAAGGQVEIAEVDAFNEEAVTQHINAVKQQYGTVDISFNAVGVDVIQGVPLIELSVDDYVTPVTRSLQTRFLTAKAAGQVMKGQGSGVILFLTATPGGIGYPLTGGFAAACRATESLSTNLASELGTYGIRVLTIRSGGSPDSRVFKRAMESAPEMVKDALEKMEADTMLKQLPLMADIAQTAVFLASDMASKITGVAIDVTAGTTAALNYRVPRHHVSSSPQS
- a CDS encoding nucleotidyltransferase domain-containing protein: MNIPENKQRLLTQITAALQPVEGVAAVVLGGSYAAGMASDQSDLDIGIYYYADKPFKVDDIKTVVAKYAVSPATVTGFYEWGPWVNGGAWMMTEQGKVDFLYRNIDQVQQTIDKAVQGEWENHYEQQPPYGFSSVIYLAEVSVCQPLYDPAGVLATWKKTVSVYPQPLKETIIRQSLWSADFTLWQAAGFAEKQDVYNTVGCLARAVKNIMAALFAVNERYPLGDKRVMEQLQGAAKVPVGLREKVDAILCTSLGTLPQNVAQLKALHQEVVLLSDGLYKPLYQL